The Micromonospora krabiensis genome window below encodes:
- a CDS encoding FtsK/SpoIIIE domain-containing protein: protein MTTAGDLMVIRPRRLELPVWLVAVGLIVRWLWRGLWWCLRHPVTVGLVVVGVVLYRQFGRVGLIVPVAVASAVSAVWRWKHEASWWAWCGGPVLGRFRQVFVYRRAWREAMTLCGLARTYDHRPVLPQLLRVRSDQALDVLTIRMVRGQTPEEFQRVTANLAYAFGRRHARIYTERPDQPPVRSGYWALVLGAVDRLRYRDRPSLVYLVIVRTDALRTVVEPFDVPTNPDFTALPLARREDLRHWCLHLLATHVLIGGATRSGKGSVLWSLVRALAGGITSGLVRLWVIDPKGGMEFAMGRPLFARFACKSFEAMADLLDEAVAVMRERQTRLAGAVRVHTPTEADPLVVVVIDEMAALTAYLQDVELRKRIASSLGLLLSQGAGVGVLVVAALQDPRKEVLPFRDLFPTRIALGLTEAAQVDLVLGDGARNRGALADQMPRWAKGVGYVILDGTPEPARVRFSYISDEHIRELAAEYPAPSDAADILAQVGRETADEPARPSLPRQRRGPLLPDSLLNFLDRDADGGEPR from the coding sequence ATGACCACGGCTGGGGACCTGATGGTGATCCGGCCGCGCCGGCTGGAGTTGCCGGTCTGGTTGGTCGCCGTGGGCTTGATTGTCCGGTGGCTTTGGCGGGGCCTCTGGTGGTGCCTGCGGCACCCGGTGACCGTCGGCCTGGTCGTGGTCGGAGTAGTGCTCTATCGGCAGTTCGGCCGAGTCGGGCTGATCGTGCCGGTAGCCGTGGCGTCGGCAGTCTCGGCGGTCTGGCGGTGGAAGCACGAGGCGTCCTGGTGGGCCTGGTGCGGCGGCCCGGTGCTCGGCCGATTCCGTCAGGTGTTCGTCTACCGGCGGGCGTGGCGCGAGGCCATGACACTCTGCGGACTGGCCAGGACGTACGACCATCGGCCGGTCCTGCCGCAGTTGCTGCGGGTGCGGTCGGATCAGGCGCTCGACGTGCTGACCATCCGTATGGTGCGTGGTCAGACGCCCGAAGAGTTTCAGCGGGTTACCGCGAATCTTGCCTACGCCTTCGGTCGTCGACACGCCCGCATCTACACCGAACGGCCCGACCAGCCACCAGTCCGCTCCGGCTACTGGGCTCTGGTGCTCGGTGCGGTCGATCGCCTGCGGTACCGGGACCGACCCTCGCTCGTGTACCTGGTGATCGTCCGTACCGACGCGTTGCGGACCGTTGTCGAGCCGTTCGACGTGCCCACGAATCCGGACTTCACCGCGCTGCCGCTGGCTCGTCGAGAGGATCTGCGGCACTGGTGTCTGCACCTGCTCGCCACCCACGTCCTGATCGGTGGCGCCACCCGCAGCGGCAAGGGATCGGTGTTGTGGTCGCTGGTGCGGGCGCTGGCTGGCGGGATCACTTCGGGCCTCGTGCGGCTGTGGGTGATCGATCCCAAGGGTGGGATGGAGTTTGCGATGGGTCGGCCGTTGTTCGCCCGGTTCGCCTGCAAGTCCTTCGAGGCGATGGCGGACCTGCTCGACGAGGCCGTGGCGGTGATGCGGGAGCGTCAGACCCGGTTGGCCGGCGCGGTGCGGGTGCACACCCCGACCGAGGCGGACCCCCTGGTCGTGGTCGTCATCGACGAGATGGCCGCGCTGACCGCGTACCTCCAAGACGTTGAACTGCGCAAGCGCATCGCGTCCTCGTTGGGGCTGCTGCTGTCGCAGGGCGCCGGGGTCGGGGTCCTCGTCGTGGCCGCGTTGCAAGACCCCCGCAAGGAGGTACTGCCGTTCCGGGACCTCTTCCCGACCCGGATCGCGCTCGGCCTGACCGAGGCGGCTCAGGTGGATCTTGTGCTCGGCGATGGCGCCCGTAATCGGGGCGCCCTGGCCGACCAGATGCCCCGGTGGGCGAAGGGCGTCGGATACGTGATCCTCGACGGCACCCCGGAGCCAGCCCGAGTGCGCTTCTCGTACATCTCCGACGAGCACATCCGTGAGCTGGCCGCCGAGTACCCGGCGCCGTCCGACGCCGCGGACATCCTCGCCCAGGTCGGCCGGGAGACCGCCGACGAGCCGGCCCGGCCATCACTGCCGCGGCAGCGTCGCGGCCCATTGCTGCCGGACTCGCTGCTCAACTTCCTCGACCGGGACGCGGACGGCGGTGAGCCGCGGTGA
- a CDS encoding transcriptional regulator, with protein MALRGGTRFAVRFEDVFPAGCALVPESLGEVEDYDEKTGRRTPAKDKVTGQRVWQVRVMDLDPELGKRSRETTVKISADYQPVPPTGAPFEAVEFDGMTVTPYVTNNGRMAYSLRATGLRAPAGVTKKAAA; from the coding sequence ATGGCTCTGCGAGGCGGCACGAGGTTCGCTGTGCGGTTCGAGGACGTGTTCCCGGCGGGGTGCGCGTTGGTGCCCGAATCCCTGGGCGAGGTCGAGGACTACGACGAGAAGACGGGCCGGCGGACCCCAGCCAAGGACAAGGTGACCGGCCAGCGGGTCTGGCAGGTGCGGGTGATGGACCTTGACCCCGAGCTGGGGAAACGGTCGCGGGAGACGACGGTGAAGATTTCCGCCGATTACCAGCCCGTGCCGCCGACGGGCGCGCCGTTTGAGGCGGTGGAGTTCGACGGGATGACGGTCACGCCGTACGTGACGAACAACGGGCGCATGGCGTACTCGCTGCGTGCGACCGGGTTGCGCGCCCCGGCGGGCGTTACCAAGAAGGCGGCGGCGTAG
- a CDS encoding DUF2637 domain-containing protein, whose protein sequence is MLILIAIGVMAGAAAFTHVHDLTVAHGQPNWIGWANAVAVELMAIYLGLEIRARRRAGRPVGMVGVLLVAFSLLSLAAQVAEAEPSVWGWIVAAVPSLAFLALVKVVLSSAPAATPAPEPDQSQADWYDEPEQVEPVSPAPVEPPTPAAVLPPVRVVQPNRPQVVGIIR, encoded by the coding sequence ATGCTGATCCTCATCGCCATCGGCGTCATGGCCGGTGCCGCAGCCTTCACCCACGTCCACGACCTGACCGTGGCCCATGGACAGCCTAACTGGATCGGCTGGGCCAACGCCGTAGCCGTCGAGCTGATGGCGATCTACCTCGGCCTGGAGATCCGCGCCCGCCGTCGAGCCGGGCGACCGGTCGGCATGGTCGGCGTGCTCCTGGTGGCGTTCTCCCTGCTGTCGCTGGCCGCGCAGGTCGCCGAAGCTGAGCCGTCCGTCTGGGGCTGGATCGTCGCAGCCGTGCCGTCGCTGGCCTTCCTCGCGCTGGTCAAGGTCGTCCTCTCCAGCGCGCCGGCCGCCACGCCGGCTCCCGAGCCGGATCAGTCGCAGGCTGACTGGTACGACGAGCCCGAGCAGGTCGAGCCGGTGTCACCCGCTCCGGTCGAGCCGCCCACACCGGCCGCGGTGCTGCCCCCGGTTCGCGTCGTCCAGCCCAACCGGCCCCAGGTCGTGGGGATCATCCGATGA
- a CDS encoding pentapeptide repeat-containing protein: MALRLSKVLSGLSAALLLTAAGLAIPSESWAAISAGIVEVWVAYLLAILGAASAIAGIALRRKSERPKSLSAAPAPPERQLQLIPSWTIPAGVLLVATATASTILWLQADIPSGGTDIQQAQLRATAIRTGLSVGAGVAGALALLVALRRQQLAERTQQAAEYDAVEKRVTELYVKAAEQLGSDKAPVRLAGLYALERLAQDNPIHRTSITEVICAYLRMPYKVNEVPREPDPDYAENPGLEPDEDDSSEDSTGERQVRLAAQRILARHLRPSTSGGLASPSYWGPLRIDLSGAALVNLDLSKCVISEADFSNAIFYGKAIFAEVAFAGDATFLEATFRSSALFDDADFAQWASFGGTKILGEARFGGVRFKGGTWFGGTQFSKKAAWFDDTVFMESASFRGQIFPGRAIFDRADFKDGVDFDSTEFNESAWFEESIFRLSANFRHAVFSEPPSLEGALAPPSDERGDDVWPDGWQRDMKTTMLIRSPG; the protein is encoded by the coding sequence GTGGCCCTGCGTCTATCCAAAGTGCTGTCTGGCCTAAGTGCTGCCCTCCTACTCACGGCAGCCGGGCTCGCGATACCGTCCGAGTCCTGGGCAGCCATTTCCGCCGGCATTGTTGAAGTGTGGGTTGCCTATCTGCTGGCCATTCTTGGCGCGGCAAGCGCCATCGCTGGAATTGCTTTACGTCGGAAGTCTGAGCGTCCGAAGTCCCTTTCCGCCGCGCCGGCGCCCCCGGAACGGCAACTTCAGCTAATACCTTCGTGGACCATACCTGCCGGAGTGTTGCTCGTCGCCACTGCGACTGCCTCCACCATCCTTTGGCTTCAAGCTGATATTCCAAGCGGGGGGACGGATATTCAGCAGGCGCAGTTGCGTGCCACGGCAATTCGGACCGGCCTTTCGGTTGGAGCTGGCGTCGCTGGAGCACTCGCTCTCCTGGTAGCTCTCCGCCGTCAACAACTGGCTGAAAGAACGCAGCAGGCCGCCGAGTACGATGCGGTAGAGAAGCGAGTAACCGAGCTGTATGTCAAAGCTGCAGAGCAACTAGGTTCGGACAAGGCGCCGGTTCGCCTGGCCGGACTGTATGCACTGGAGCGACTAGCTCAGGATAATCCCATCCACCGCACAAGCATTACCGAAGTAATTTGCGCGTACTTGCGGATGCCATACAAAGTGAACGAGGTCCCCAGAGAACCAGATCCCGACTACGCGGAAAACCCGGGTTTAGAGCCAGACGAAGACGATTCGAGCGAGGACTCAACTGGAGAGCGGCAGGTACGGCTTGCCGCCCAGCGCATTCTTGCTCGACACCTCCGCCCCAGCACAAGTGGGGGTTTGGCGAGCCCAAGCTACTGGGGGCCACTGAGAATCGATCTATCAGGGGCAGCTCTTGTCAATCTAGACCTCAGCAAATGCGTCATCTCCGAGGCGGACTTCAGCAATGCCATTTTCTACGGTAAAGCGATTTTCGCCGAAGTGGCGTTCGCTGGCGACGCCACCTTCTTAGAGGCAACCTTCCGCAGTTCAGCTCTATTTGACGACGCCGACTTCGCGCAATGGGCCAGTTTTGGTGGCACGAAGATTTTGGGGGAGGCCCGATTCGGCGGCGTGAGGTTTAAGGGAGGCACCTGGTTCGGTGGCACGCAGTTCTCGAAGAAGGCAGCTTGGTTTGATGACACCGTTTTTATGGAGTCGGCTAGCTTCCGCGGCCAAATCTTCCCAGGAAGGGCGATTTTCGATAGAGCGGATTTCAAGGACGGTGTGGATTTTGATAGCACAGAGTTCAACGAGTCCGCTTGGTTCGAGGAAAGCATCTTCCGCCTGTCGGCCAACTTTCGACACGCGGTTTTCTCGGAGCCACCCAGCCTTGAGGGAGCACTTGCACCGCCAAGTGACGAGCGAGGCGATGACGTCTGGCCCGATGGTTGGCAGCGCGACATGAAAACAACGATGCTTATAAGGTCTCCAGGGTAG
- a CDS encoding glycosyltransferase: protein MENLTQLVSVITPVHAPSIEYLAGAYQSLVRQEMPDGWDWQWLVQEDGQTGALARVLPDDPRISLGGGRPGGPGVARTLALSRVSGQLVKVLDADDQLTPGALARDIAAFDAHPRIGWTTSRVLDLMPDGSTVGWDKDPEGGTVARGDVLSVWQANGYRAQVHPATLCIRHDLLLALGGWMALPASEDTGLLLAASAVSEGYFTREHGLLYRKWPGQVTSQAAHREPIEYEGRMKIIEARAVALASMLPEGLPLIRSA, encoded by the coding sequence GTGGAGAACTTGACCCAACTCGTCTCGGTCATCACCCCGGTCCACGCGCCCAGCATCGAGTACCTGGCTGGCGCCTACCAGTCGTTGGTCCGCCAGGAGATGCCTGACGGGTGGGACTGGCAGTGGCTCGTCCAAGAAGACGGGCAGACAGGCGCGCTCGCGAGAGTGCTGCCGGATGACCCTCGTATCAGTCTCGGCGGGGGTCGTCCGGGCGGCCCCGGTGTCGCCCGCACCCTCGCTCTTTCCCGAGTCTCCGGGCAGTTGGTCAAGGTCCTGGACGCGGACGACCAGCTGACCCCCGGCGCGCTCGCCCGCGACATCGCCGCGTTCGACGCGCACCCGCGCATTGGTTGGACGACCTCCCGCGTCCTGGACCTGATGCCCGACGGGTCGACCGTCGGCTGGGACAAGGATCCTGAGGGCGGAACGGTGGCCCGCGGTGACGTCCTTTCCGTCTGGCAGGCCAACGGCTACCGCGCCCAGGTTCACCCGGCGACGCTCTGCATCCGCCATGACCTGCTTCTCGCGCTCGGCGGTTGGATGGCGCTGCCTGCCTCCGAGGACACCGGCCTCCTCTTGGCCGCGAGCGCTGTCAGCGAGGGCTACTTCACCCGGGAGCATGGGCTGCTCTATCGCAAGTGGCCCGGACAGGTGACTAGCCAGGCAGCGCACCGAGAGCCGATCGAGTACGAGGGACGCATGAAGATCATCGAGGCCCGAGCCGTCGCTCTCGCCTCGATGCTGCCCGAGGGGCTTCCGCTTATTCGTTCGGCGTAG